In the genome of Aspergillus luchuensis IFO 4308 DNA, chromosome 2, nearly complete sequence, one region contains:
- the RPL15 gene encoding 60S ribosomal protein eL15 (BUSCO:EOG09264L0C;~COG:J;~EggNog:ENOG410PG8Y;~InterPro:IPR000439,IPR012678,IPR020925,IPR024794;~PFAM:PF00827;~go_component: GO:0005840 - ribosome [Evidence IEA];~go_function: GO:0003735 - structural constituent of ribosome [Evidence IEA];~go_process: GO:0006412 - translation [Evidence IEA]), which yields MGALKYVEEIQKKKQSDVIRFLLRVRCWELRQLNAIHRASRPSRPDKARRLGYKAKQGYVVYRIRVRRGGRKRPAPKGATYGKPTNMGINQLKYQRALRATAEERVGRRCANLRVLNSYWINQDSTYKYFEVILVDPQHKAIRRDARINWICNAVHKHREARGLTATGKKSRGINKGHRYNNTRSGRRHTWKRQNTQSYWRYR from the exons ATGGGTGCCCTCAAGTACGTGGAAgagatccagaagaagaagcagtccGACGTGATTCGCTTCCTGCTGCGTGTCCGTTGCTGGGAG CTCCGTCAACTGAACGCTATCCACCGTGCTTCCCGCCCCTCTCGCCCCGACAAGGCTCGTCGTCTCGGCTACAAGGCCAAGCAGGGCTATGTTGTCTACCGTATCCGTGTGAGACGCGGTGGTCGTAAGAGACCCGCTCCTAAGGGTGCCACCTACG GCAAGCCCACCAACATGGGTATCAACCAGCTCAAGTACCAGCGCGCTCTCCGTGCTACCGCTGAGGAGCGTGTTGGCCGTCGCTGCGCCAACCTGCGTGTCCTGAACTCCTACTGGATCAACCAGGACTCCACCTACAAGTACTTCGaggtcatcctcgtcgaccCCCAGCACAAGGCCATCCGCCGCGATGCTCGCATCAACTGGATCTGCAACGCGGTCCACAAG CACCGCGAGGCCCGTGGTCTTACCGCCACCGGCAAGAAGTCCCGTGGTATCAACAAGGGCCACCGCTACAACAACACCCGCTCTGGTCGCCGCCACACCTGGAAGCGCCAGAACACCCAGAGCTACTGGCGTTACCGTTAA
- the HUL4_1 gene encoding putative E3 ubiquitin-protein ligase (COG:O;~EggNog:ENOG410PH0X): MTGNPATSPPHRRGHSRSVSHPFPSPFGGMTKRRNRSISKKDDFLFDSDDEDDDEVTYLPDPNSSSPRKGAARPTPSDEMTSGKCMVCNSTVRWPRNLKVFRCTECLTVNDLELFVDSGKAGGNGLSGSDGKAPTPTVPRKGIDYPR, translated from the coding sequence ATGACTGGAAATCCAGCGACTTCACCCCCTCATCGTCGGGGACATTCTCGTTCCGTCAGCCATCCGTTCCCCTCACCCTTCGGCGGTATGACGAAGCGGCGCAATCGGTCGATCTCGAAGAAGGATGACTTTTTGTTCGattccgatgatgaagatgacgacgaggTTACCTACTTGCCGGACCCGAACTCGTCGAGTCCTCGTAAAGGGGCCGCGCGTCCGACTCCGTCTGATGAGATGACCTCGGGGAAGTGCATGGTTTGTAATAGTACAGTGCGCTGGCCGCGGAATCTCAAGGTTTTCCGGTGCACGGAATGTTTGACTGTGAATGACTTGGAGCTGTTTGTGGATTCTGGCAAGGCTGGCGGTAATGGCCTTTCGGGGAGTGATGGAAAGGCACCCACCCCTACGGTGCCCCGTAAAGGTATAGATTATCCCCGCTAG
- the HUL4_2 gene encoding HECT-type E3 ubiquitin-protein ligase (COG:O;~EggNog:ENOG410PH0X;~InterPro:IPR000569,IPR035983;~PFAM:PF00632;~TransMembrane:1 (o618-639i);~go_function: GO:0004842 - ubiquitin-protein transferase activity [Evidence IEA]), which translates to MRTRDAQNAPRRDRSPRNAARSNGPEARGPTSRPYIFRSLEEYIITSFKGCDCLNSSFTTAQPAPRNAVNSSPPKQKAEPSSAQAPSEVTFEPDPKLLLLGDIAENSSWWMNEVEQISSSHRSRSKERREKTSSSSRPVSSRSPRINWAELAQWHHLIMTAGTSWVELWSTMKPTEMKREADAVIAQKWTTTDLAMVDREITESRLHLHRTLLKATENLLKRPRRPLKRPEDTRFLLMLLTNPLIYPSSSSFASYSLAPSAARGDRRPSHPKDGTPRPAPRNPKPPSKSRSNGPGHHYGIVKRILGLLANLPNDCHHYLVSWFSRFSAGQFEKIVDLVGGFVTHRLMRQHGRKRSESTQHDDDLVPSFSSAAGHTPAELHAAINGRSPNKANEQRDQPVVYTDDWQVRAAARVMSLLFTANNANVSRKPDGILGQDASSVARSQASRRGHMIPISSFYNTLLDYSDLVADFEAWESKTTKFSFCQYPFFLSIWAKIHILEHDARRQMEVKAREAFFNSIMSRTAISQYLVLKVRRDCLVEDSLRGVSEVVGSSQEEIKKGLRIEFLGEEGVDAGGLRKEWFLLLVREVFDPHHGLFIYDDDSRYCYFNPYCFESSEQFFLVGVLLGLAIYNSTILDIALPPFAFKKLLAAAPLSSITRPTYKCGLDDLAELRPALAKGLRALLDYEGDVAETFCYDFVAQVDRYGETVSVPLCAGGENRPVTNANRREFVDLYVHFLLDTAVTRQFEPFKRGFFTVCGGNALSLFRPEEIELLVRGSDEPLDVASLRAVATYDNWSNARPETEPVVRWFWDFFEQTQPQAQRKILSFVTGSDRIPAMGATSLSIRLVCLGDETSRFPTARTCFNQLGLYKYETREKLERMLWDAVLNSEGFGLK; encoded by the exons ATGAGGACCAGAGACGCTCAAAACGCCCCGAGACGTGATCGCTCACCTCGGAATGCTGCCAGATCAAACGGTCCAGAAGCTAGAGGTCCTACTAGTCGTCCGTACATCTTCAGATCGCTTGAGGAATATATCATCACGTCATTCAAAGGCTGTGACTGTCTGAACAGCTCCTTTACCACAGCACAGCCGGCCCCGCGGAATGCTGTTAACAGCAGCCCACCAAAGCAGAAAGCGGAACCAAGCTCTGCTCAGGCCCCCAGTGAGGTAACATTTGAACCCGATCCGAAGCTACTGCTTCTTGGAGACATTGCAGAGAATTCCTCCTGGTGGATGAACGAAGTAGAACAGATCAGTAGCTCTCATCGGTCCCGCTCGAAAGAGCGCCGGGAGAAGACCTCTAGTTCATCTAGGCCTGTTTCTTCTAGGAGCCCTCGGATTAATTGGGCAGAACTTGCACAGTGGCACCACCTGATCATGACGGCGGGAACGTCATGGGTGGAGCTGTGGTCAACAATGAAGCCTAcagagatgaagagggaagcAGACGCCGTTATAGCCCAAAAGTGGACTACCACCGACCTGGCTATGGTTGACAGAGAGATTACAGAGTCGCGCTTACATTTACACCGAACGCTCTTGAAGGCGACCGAGAACCTGCTAAAACGGCCCAGGCGGCCATTAAAGAGGCCCGAGGATACCAGGTTCCTACTGATGCTACTGACGAACCCGTTGATTTACCCATCCAGTTCATCGTTCGCATCTTACAGTCTGGCGCCTTCGGCGGCCCGTGGTGACCGGAGGCCCTCGCACCCGAAAGATGGCACTCCAAGACCAGCTCCTCGGAATCCGAAGCCCCCATCAAAATCCCGCAGCAATGGCCCGGGGCATCATTATGGCATTGTCAAGCGGATATTGGGGCTTTTGGCCAATTTACCGAATGACTGCCATCACTACTTGGTGTCCTGGTTCTCGCGGTTCTCGGCCGGGCAATTTGAGAAGATCGTGGACCTTGTTGGGGGGTTTGTTACTCATCGGTTAATGCGTCAACATGGGAGGAAGCGCAGCGAGTCGACTCAGCACGATGATGACTTGGTGCCCAGCTTCTCTAGTGCCGCGGGCCATACTCCGGCCGAGCTGCATGCGGCGATCAATGGCAGAAGCCCCAACAAAGCAAATGAGCAGCGCGACCAGCCCGTGGTCTACACTGATGACTGGCAGGTGCGAGCTGCGGCGCGAGTGATGTCTCTGCTCTTCACGGCGAACAATGCGAACGTTTCCCGAAAGCCGGACGGCATCCTTGGCCAAGATGCGAGTTCTGTGGCTAGAAGTCAGGCCAGCCGGCGGGGGCATATGATTCCGATCAGTTCCTTTTACAATACACTGCTAGACTATTCCGACCTTGTCGCCGACTTTGAGGCCTGGGAGTCGAAGACGACCAAGTTCTCCTTCTGCCAATACCCTTTCTTCCTGAGCATCTGGGCCAAGATCCATATCCTGGAACACGATGCACGCCGGCAGATGGAGGTCAAAGCTCGCGAAGCGTTCTTTAACAGCATCATGAGTCGCACGGCGATCAGCCAGTATCTTGTGCTGAAGGTGCGCCGCGACTGCTTGGTGGAAGACAGTCTGCGGGGAGTCAGTGAAGTCGTTGGCTCCAGCcaggaggagatcaagaagggaCTACGCATCGAATTCCTCGGTGAAGAGGGCGTTGATGCGGGAGGTCTCCGCAAGGAATGGTTCCTGCTCCTTGTCCGGGAAGTCTTTGATCCTCACCACG GGCTATTTATCTATGATGACGACTCGCGATACTGTTATTTCAATCCATACTGTTTCGAGTCCTCAGAGCAGTTCTTCCTGGTCGGGGTCCTACTGGGACTGGCCATTTACAATTCGACCATCCTCGACATTGCACTGCCACCGTTTGCCTTCAAGAAGCTCCTGGCTGCGGCACCGCTGTCGTCAATTACGCGGCCTACGTACAAGTGCGGCCTGGATGATCTGGCGGAGCTCCGCCCGGCGCTTGCCAAGGGTCTACGGGCGCTGCTTGACTACGAAGGGGACGTTGCGGAGACGTTCTGCTACGACTTTGTTGCGCAGGTTGATCGTTACGGCGAAACAGTGTCGGTACCCCTTTGCGCTGGAGGGGAGAATCGGCCGGTGACCAATGCGAACCGCCGGGAGTTCGTGGACCTGTATGTACACTTTCTCCTAGACACGGCGGTCACACGGCAGTTCGAGCCGTTCAAACGGGGGTTCTTCACGGTCTGCGGCGGCAATGCACTCTCTTTGTTTCGTCCGGAAGAGATCGAGCTGCTGGTGCGCGGTTCGGACGAGCCGCTGGACGTGGCGTCCCTGCGGGCGGTTGCCACGTATGACAACTGGTCCAATGCACGGCCAGAGACAGAGCCGGTGGTGCGGTGGTTCTGGGATTTCTTCGAACAGACACAGCCGCAGGCGCAACGGAAGATCCTGTCGTTTGTGACGGGAAGCGACCGCATCCCCGCTATGGGGGCGACGAGCCTGTCGATCCGGCTGGTGTGTCTTGGGGACGAGACGAGCCGATTCCCGACGGCGCGGACGTGTTTCAACCAGCTAGGACTGTATAAGTATGAGACGCGGGAGAAATTGGAGCGCATGCTTTGGGATGCGGTGTTGAATAGCGAGGGGTTCGGGCTGAAGTAG
- a CDS encoding zinc-dependent alcohol dehydrogenase family protein (COG:Q;~EggNog:ENOG410PIGG;~InterPro:IPR013154,IPR013149,IPR002328,IPR036291, IPR011032,IPR020843;~PFAM:PF00107,PF08240,PF16912,PF13602;~go_function: GO:0008270 - zinc ion binding [Evidence IEA];~go_function: GO:0016491 - oxidoreductase activity [Evidence IEA];~go_process: GO:0055114 - oxidation-reduction process [Evidence IEA]), which produces MGSTLPQTMKALRYDKPESHSIAEVPLPELRDNDVLIKVKACGVCGTDLHIHEGEFIAKFPLVPGHETVGVVAAVGPKVKGFNIGDRVVADNSELCGECFYCRRGDELFCEHFEAHGVTMNGGFAEYCAYPAGRVFKIKNLSDVDATLLEPASCAAHGLDKIAPKMGSSVLLFGAGPTGLILAQLLRQCGGCRVVVVAPEGLKMDLAKSLEAGDEYVALSRQDPSAQFQKLKEENPYGFDIVVEATGSVKILEDSINYVRRGGKLVVYGVYSNKDRVSWPPSKIFGDEITILGSFSEVYKFPAAIDYLDSGKVKVKGIVNKTFKIDQWEECLAAMKNKTAIKAAITFD; this is translated from the exons atggGTTCCACGCTTCCTCAGACTATGAAGGCTCTTCG CTATGACAAGCCAGAGTCGCACAGCATCGCCGAGGTCCCGTTGCCTGAGCTCCGTGACAACGATGTCCTG ATCAAAGTCAAGGCCTGCGGTGTCTGCGGAACCGATCTGCATATCCACGAGGGTGAATTCATCGCAAAG TTCCCCCTCGTCCCCGGTCACGAAACCGTCGGTGTCGTCGCCGCCGTCGGCCCCAAAGTCAAGGGCTTCAACATCGGTGACCGCGTCGTCGCCGACAACTCTGAGCTCTGCGGCGAGTGCTTCTATTGCCGTCGCGGCGATGAGCTGTTCTGCGAACACTTCGAGGCTCACGGCGTCACCATGAACGGTGGCTTTGCTGAATATTGCGCATACCCTGCTGGCAGGGTATTCAAGATCAAGAACCTCTCGGATGTGGATGCCACGTTGTTGGAGCCGGCCAGCTGTGCCGCGCATGGTTTGGATAAGATTGCGCCCAAGATGGGGTcgtcggtgttgttgtttggaGCTGGGCCGACTGGTTTG ATCCTGGCTCAGTTGCTCCGCCAATGCGGTGGCTGCcgcgtggtggttgttgctcCTGAGGGATTGAAGATGGATCTGGCCAAGTCGCTGGAGGCAGGTGACGAGTATGTTGCGCTGTCGCGACAGGATCCTAGCGCGCAATtccagaagctgaaggaggagaaccCCTATGGGTTTGACATTGTTGTTGAGGCCACGGGTAGTGTTAAGATCCTGGAAGACTCGATCAACTATGTCCGCAGAGGTGGAAAGCTGGTGGTGTATGGTGTTTATTCCAACAAGGACCGCGTGTCTTGGCCTCCTAGCAAGATCT ttGGTGATGAGATTACCATCCTGGGTAGCTTCTCTGAAGTGTACAAGTTCCCTGCGGCGATTGACTACCTCGACTCCGGCAAGGTCAAGGTCAAGGGCATCGTCAACAAGACGTTCAAGATTGATCAGTGGGAGGAGTGTCTGGCGGCGATGAAGAACAAGACGGCCATTAAGGCGGCGATTACTTTCGATTAA
- a CDS encoding uncharacterized protein (COG:Z;~EggNog:ENOG410PJ27;~InterPro:IPR010414,IPR008999;~PFAM:PF06229): MVKPLTFKGDKPKKRKHTSTSTSTSDGSHPSKKQSTSTSLTAQQEDPSATEHHDENTLSDQSWVSADTSSDISGPILLILRTTPPTCLATDAHGTVFASPLENMIEGDPRTAEPHDVRQVWIASKIAGIEGWSLKGSNGRYLTSDKHGIMSANASAISQHEIYTINESGVGGGGFFVFGTGTGASSSSAAQGVDGVDDKEKKKKQQTYIVARTVASKTTASGTKVEVRGDETNLDDGEEGDGGTNIRVRMQARFKPRIQASKEIKAREKIGRKELEGIVGRRLDDDEVKRLRKARKEGDFHEVVLDVRVRGKHDKFA; encoded by the exons ATGGTCAAACCCCTAACCTTTAAAGGCGACAAGCCCAAGAAACGCAAGcacacatccacctccacctccacctctgATGGCTCCCACCCATCCAAAAAacaatccacatccaccagcCTCACAGCCCAACAAGAAGACCCCTCTGCCACCGAACACCACGACGAAAACACACTCTCAGACCAATCCTGGGTATCCGCCGACACGAGCAGCGACATCTCGGGCCCgattctcctcatcctgcGCACCACACCACCCACGTGCCTCGCGACCGACGCGCACGGCACCGTCTTTGCCTCTCCGCTGGAAAACATGATCGAGGGCGATCCCCGGACCGCGGAACCGCATGATGTGCGACAGGTTTGGATCGCGAGTAAGATTGCGGGCATTGAGGGGTGGAGTTTGAAGGGGTCGAATGGACG GTACCTGACCAGCGACAAACACGGCATCATGTCCGCCAATGCGTCTGCCATTTCGCAGCACGAGATATATACGATTAATGAGAgtggggttgggggtggagggttcTTTGTTTTTGGGACGGGGACGGgggcttcctcgtcttctgctGCACAGGGGGttgatggtgtggatgataaggagaagaagaagaagcagcagacgTATATCGTTGCGCGGACTGTTGCGTCGAAGACGACCGCTTCTGGGACGAAGGTGGAAGTTCGTGGGGATGAGACTAAtctcgatgatggggaggagggtgacgGGGGGACGAATATTCGGGTGCGCATGCAGGCGCGCTTCAAACCACGCATTCAAGCCAGTAAGGAGATCAAGGCGCGGGAGAAGattgggaggaaggagctggagggcaTTGTGGGGAGACGgttagatgatgatgaagtgaaaaggttgaggaaggcgaggaaggagggtgATTTTCATGAGGTCGTGTTGGATGTTAGAGTCCGGGGGAAACATGATAAGTTtgcttaa
- a CDS encoding RING-H2 finger protein (COG:O;~EggNog:ENOG410PM1V;~InterPro:IPR001841,IPR013083;~PFAM:PF17123,PF13923,PF00097,PF13639;~TransMembrane:1 (n6-14c22/23o211-236i)): protein MTAKSLTTVATLFADPSNTTIALNESAIFSLKLDDTVQTLSKQKAPDKGSIQGLLFVPSLGTQDPCNNATEPYIPANVTRLQGVTPFDGRVIGLAPWISDECSQAFLDVSQGTVPDALLFFLPSNDDTKPPSANDPAWQLGGSTNWQSQSNFPVYGIPGAAGATLMEQLSRDGSVPNPDDPDNLTPLSSLGASRLFAVIDIDSGGKKMPSIWGFILAILGTVLVLTIILLLFYQLVHRRHQRELQRRLEAGEADLEQLAQLHIKVPPEFLETMPIYIYMGGGDDDESINENSTPGHLPRVTEHAAEDKDPKNPTVAIRETDDEAEKAIDGESIRRPSQATIAGQPDAYVQHKNRLSRQQTTCAICLDDFERDLSAVRELPCGHIYHPPCIDTSLTQSSSLCPLCKKSVLPSSWFRFPPEDPWLQPH, encoded by the exons ATGA CTGCCAAATCGCTCACCACGGTTGCGACGCTCTTTGCTGATCCGTCCAACACTACCATCGCTCTAAAC GAGAGTGCGATCTTTTCTCTCAAGCTTGACGATACCGTTCAGACCCTGTCGAAACAAAAAGCCCCGGACAAAGGCTCAATTCAGGGTCTTCTCTTTGTTCCCAGCCTCGGAACTCAAGATCCGTGCAACAATGCCACTGAACCGTATATCCCGGCCAATGTCACCCGCCTACAAGGCGTCACGCCGTTCGACGGCCGTGTGATCGGGCTGGCACCTTGGATAAGCGACGAATGTTCGCAGGCGTTTCTAGATGTCTCGCAGGGCACCGTGCCGGACGCGCTGCTCTTTTTTCTGCCGTCTAACGATGACACAAAACCGCCATCGGCAAATGACCCGGCCTGGCAGCTGGGAGGCAGCACTAATTGGCAATCGCAGAGCAACTTCCCGGTGTACGGAATCCCCGGCGCGGCGGGTGCTACCTTGATGGAACAGCTGTCACGCGACGGGAGTGTGCCGAATCCCGATGACCCAGACAATTTAACTCCATTATCGTCGTTAGGAGCTTCTCGACTATTTGCGGTCATAGATATAG ATAGTGGCGGAAAGAAGATGCCCAGTATATGGGGATTCATTCTCGCCATTCTGGGGACTGTTCTCGTCCTGACTATTATACTTCTTTTATTCTACCAACTGGTGCACAGGCGGCACCAGCGGGAGCTCCAGCGCCGCCTGGAAGCCGGAGAAGCAGACCTGGAGCAATTAGCCCAGCTTCACATCAAGGTCCCACCAGAATTTTTGGAGACGATGCCCATTTACATTTACATGGGCGGtggtgacgacgacgaaTCGATCAATGAGAACTCCACGCCGGGGCATCTACCACGAGTCACTGAACATGCTGCTGAAGACAAGGACCCTAAAAACCCCACCGTCGCAATTCGTGAGACGGACGATGAGGCGGAAAAAGCAATAGACGGCGAGTCCATCAGACGACCCTCTCAGGCGACAATAGCAGGTCAGCCAGATGCCTATGTGCAACACAAGAACCGACTCAGCCGACAGCAGACGACGTGCGCGATCTGCCTGGATGATTTTGAGCGGGATTTATCAGCAGTGCGCGAGCTGCCGTGCGGACACATTTACCACCCACCATGCATCGACACATCCCTAACGCAGAGCAGCAGTCTCTGTCCACTGTGCAAGAAAAGCGTGCTCCCAAGCAGCTGGTTCAGATTTCCACCGGAAGACCCATGGCTACAACCTCATTAG
- the NGG1 gene encoding histone acetyltransferase NGG1 (BUSCO:EOG09261EMF;~COG:B;~EggNog:ENOG410PFND;~InterPro:IPR019340;~PFAM:PF10198) has product MPSANKGKGKGREARPSRSRNTTPNSSFSAGPTASAPLHSYLDNDVSKLMMTGSTIQYGELLERMGGVGPIPDSKSLELLMEHLKTLSQLAETRGDACNAGIRELSQKRKEVVEDQESAEREGTDRVKMKREADDEEEEKVLKGGKLKRRKERGSSSKEERPLTHGAHDVARQDGAETKVEGAASPASKKSKNAASEEASSLSPTSRRSPQPAADEAAEDAGSPGSDDSSESHQPEPAPAVPQVQVFGPNPLKFDDPTIYHIREVTPDMTDEEKKAIYSVARFPWSDLSHLMAGSPPDRDFSSSKPASQVNANTFLAYIDPYVRPLTEEDIAFLKEKVSSPIDLAKAHRSPTQGDRTTPFIMPRRGKKHYTEVWAEDDGLMNVDQPNGDKERLPLNQGRGNIDQVTDETVETDKVSVGPLVSRLYSLLRYEHRALPDESAPNANGSVNGDMANGPMNPDSMDIDHPTGETSNETKPLPSATAFPDSSPNNFKVPAAKLDHSQLDERLKAELRHVGFLGPDDNPDYDAHYDDDIAQRLRLLQSELKKQMIINSARKTRLLDIARERMAYQEYMTIHDDLDSQVQQAYLKRTRTLGKSKKGSQAKHRPGGAGGGSHVVSAAGVGRPAIGDVARTLMDRRKRWRDCIGLVFKDSKTSVPGKNESVFEPSLMAEVEKAEVEGWDEEQE; this is encoded by the exons ATGCCCTCCGCAAACAAAGGCAAAGGCAAAGGCCGCGAGGCTCGTCCATCCCGAAGTCGCAACACTACCCCGAACTCCAGCTTCAGCGCCGGCCCGACCGCCTCCGCCCCGCTCCACAGCTACCTCGACAACGATGTCTCCAAGCTGATGATGACCGGCTCGACCATCCAGTATGGAGAATTGCTCGAGCGCATGGGTGGAGTTGGCCCGATTCCCGATTCCAAGTCACTCGAGTTGTTGATGGAACACCTCAAGACCCTGAGCCAGCTAGCCGAAACACGAGGTGACGCATGCAATGCCGGCATCAGAGAGCTATCACAGAAGCGCAAGGAGGTCGTTGAAGATCAAGAGTCAGCCGAGCGAGAAGGGACCGATCgagtgaagatgaagcgagaagccgatgacgaggaggaagagaaggtacTAAAGGGAGGCAAGCTAAAGAGGCGCAAGGAACGCGGAAGCAGTTCCAAGGAGGAACGTCCGCTGACTCACGGTGCCCATGATGTTGCGCGACAAGACGGTGCTGAGACGAAGGTGGAAGGAG CCGCATCCCCAGCATCCAAAAAGTCCAAGAATGCTGCTTCCGAAGAGGCCTCGTCTCTATCCCCCACATCGCGAAGATCTCCCCAACCAGCTGCCGATGAAGCGGCCGAGGATGCAGGGTCGCCCGGATCGGACGATAGCTCCGAGTCACACCAACCTGAGCCCGCGCCGGCCGTGCCACAGGTGCAAGTGTTCGGTCCCAACCCGCTCAAATTCGATGACCCCACCATATATCACATCCGGGAGGTTACTCCAGACATGACCGATGAGGAGAAAAAGGCCATCTACAGCGTCGCCCGCTTCCCCTGGAGTGATTTAAGCCATCTGATGGCAGGTTCCCCTCCGGATCGCGATTTCAGCAGCTCCAAGCCCGCGAGTCAAGTCAACGCCAACACATTCCTCGCCTATATCGATCCATACGTCCGACCCTTGACAGAAGAAGACATAGCGTTCCTTAAAGAGAAGGTGAGCTCTCCAATCGACCTCGCCAAGGCCCATCGCTCACCCACCCAGGGCGATCGCACGACCCCCTTCATCATGCCTCGACGCGGAAAGAAACACTACACCGAAGTATGGGCCGAGGACGACGGGCTCATGAACGTCGACCAACCCAACGGCGACAAAGAGCGGCTACCGCTCAACCAAGGCCGAGGAAACATCGACCAAGTGACCGACGAGACCGTCGAAACCGACAAAGTCTCCGTCGGCCCTCTCGTCAGCCGACTCTACTCACTACTCCGCTATGAGCATAGAGCTCTCCCCGATGAATCCGCCCCTAACGCCAACGGCTCCGTCAACGGCGACATGGCGAACGGCCCCATGAACCCTGACTCCATGGACATTGACCACCCAACCGGCGAGACCTCCAACGAAACCAAACCTCTCCCCTCCGCAACCGCCTTCCCGGACTCCTCCCCCAACAACTTCAAAGTCCCCGCCGCCAAGCTCGACCACTCGCAGCTAGACGAGCGCCTGAAAGCCGAACTCCGCCACGTCGGTTTCCTCGGCCCAGACGACAACCCCGACTACGATGCCCactacgacgacgacatcGCCCaacgcctccgcctcctccaaagcGAGCTCAAAAAACAAATGATCATCAACAGCGCTCGCAAGACCCGTCTCCTCGACATCGCCCGCGAACGCATGGCCTACCAGGAGTACATGACCATCCACGACGACCTGGACTCCCAGGTCCAACAGGCCTACCTGAAACGCACCCGCACCctcggaaaaagcaaaaagggCTCCCAGGCCAAACACCGTCCCGGTGGcgccggcggcggcagccaTGTCGTCAGTGCTGCAGGCGTCGGCCGTCCCGCGATTGGTGATGTTGCCCGCACGCTTATGGATCGACGTAAGCGGTGGCGCGATTGCATCGGTCTGGTCTTCAAGGATAGTAAGACTAGTGTTCCTGGGAAGAATGAGTCAGTCTTTGAACCATCATTGATGGCGGAGGTTGAGAAGGCCGAGGTGGAGGGCTGGGATGAAGAACAGGAATGA